From Prionailurus viverrinus isolate Anna unplaced genomic scaffold, UM_Priviv_1.0 scaffold_39, whole genome shotgun sequence, one genomic window encodes:
- the CAPN10 gene encoding calpain-10 isoform X3 → MPAGFDHTEEICATPRLFADNPQEGQVKQGLLGDCWLLCACAALQKSRRLLDQVIPPGQPSWLDPTYRGSFTCRVWRFGRWVEVTIDDRLPCLAGRLCFSRCQREDVFWLPLLEKVYAKVYGSYEHLWAGQVADALVDLTGGLAERWSLKDLARTGGRRDRPGGSEHRTCRQLLSLKDRCLISCSVLSPRAGARELGEFHAFIVSDLRELRGRTGQAILLLRIQNPWGRRCWQGPWREGGEGWSRVDPADEATLLSQLQEGEFWVEEEEFLQEFDEVTVGFPITEAGHLQSLYSEKELCHTQELPGAWVKGQSAGGCRNNSGFPSNPKFWLRVSEPSEVYVTVLQRPRVRTAHWAGRARAPLRDDRASWTPASLLGKDYQAVGLHIWKVEKRRVSLPRVLSTPPVAGTVCHAYDREVHLRCELGPGYYLAVPSTFLKDVPGQFLLRVFSSGRVSLSAIKPATASPASGEALPAGEWETVQLRGCWRIGQTAGGSRNFASYPTNPCFPLSVPEGAGPRCIRITLRQHCRDSECHPIGFHVFQVPVDGGSQGASRLLLQDPLLSCVPHCYAQEVSRLCHLSAGTYRIVPSTYLPDTEGAFTVTIATRIDRRSIHSQERLGQLLQEASFMAVMKT, encoded by the exons ATGCCTGCTGGATTTGACCACACAGAG GAGATCTGTGCCACACCCCGGCTGTTTGCAGATAACCCACAGGAAGGACAGGTGAAGCAAGGGCTGCTGGGAGACTGCTGGCTCCTGTGCGCCTGTGCTGCCCTGCAGAAGAGCCGGCGCCTCCTGGACCAG GTCATTCCTCCAGGACAGCCGAGCTGGCTCGACCCAACGTACCGCGGCTCCTTTACCTGTCGAGTTTGGCGGTTTGGACGCTGGGTGGAGGTGACCATAGATGACCGTCTGCCTTGTCTTGCAGGGAGACTCTGCTTCTCCCGGTGCCAGAGAGAGGATGTGTTCTGGCTTCCCTTACTGGAGAAGGTCTACGCCAA GGTCTATGGGTCCTATGAGCACCTGTGGGCCGGGCAGGTGGCGGATGCCCTGGTGGACCTCACTGGTGGCCTGGCGGAAAGGTGGAGCTTGAAGGACCTGGCGAGGACCGGCGGCCGACGGGACAGGCCTGGCGGCTCAGAGCACAGGACTTGTCGGCAGCTACTCAGCCTCAAGGACCGGTGCCTGATAAGCTGCTCGGTGCTCAGTCCCAGAGCAG GTGCCAGGGAGTTGGGGGAGTTTCATGCCTTCATTGTGTCGGATCTGCGAGAGCTCCGGGGGCGGACTGGCCAGGCCATCCTGCTGCTGCGCATTCAGAACCCCTGGGGCCGGCGGTGCTGGCAGGGGCCCTGGAGAGAGGG GGGCGAAGGGTGGAGCCGGGTGGACCCGGCGGATGAGGCTACACTGCTGTCCCAGCTGCAGGAAGGGGAGTTCTgggtggaagaggaggagttCCTCCAGGAGTTTGATGAGGTCACCGTGGGCTTCCCGATCACGGAGGCTGGCCACCTACAGAGCCTCTACTCAG AAAAGGAGCTGTGCCACACTCAGGAGCTACCCGGGGCCTGGGTCAAGGGGCAGTCTGCAGGAGGCTGTCGGAACAACAGCGGCTTTCCCAGCAACCCCAAATTCTGGCTGCGGGTCTCGGAACCAAGCGAGGTGTATGTTACCGTCCTGCAGAGACCCAGGGTGCGCACAGCACACTGGGCAGGCCGGGCTCGGGCACCGTTGAGGGACGACCGTGCCTCATGGACCCCGGCCAGCCTCCTGGGCAAGGACTACCAGGCCGTGGGCCTGCATATCTGGAAG GTGGAGAAGCGGCGGGTCAGCCTGCCCAGGGTCCTGTCCACGCCCCCCGTGGCTGGCACTGTGTGCCACGCCTACGACCGGGAGGTCCACCTCCGCTGTGAACTCGGCCCCGGCTACTACCTGGCCGTCCCCAGCACCTTCCTGAAGGACGTGCCGGGGCAGTTTCTGCTCCGGGTCTTTTCCAGTGGGAGAGTCTCCCTCAG TGCCATCAAGCCGGCGACCGCGAGCCCTGCCTCTGGGGAGGCCCTGCCCGCAGGGGAGTGGGAGACCGTGCAGCTGCGGGGCTGTTGGAGAATCGGCCAGACGGCGGGGGGCAGCAGGAACTTCGCCTCCTACCCCACCAACCCTTGCTTCCCCCTCTCGGTCCCCGAGGGCGCAGGGCCCCGCTGCATCCGAATCACTCTGCGCCAACACTGCCGTGACAGCGAGTGCCACCCCATCGGCTTCCACGTCTTCCAG GTTCCGGTGGATGGCGGGAGCCAGGGCGCGTCCCGCCTGCTGCTCCAGGACCCTCTGCTAAGCTGTGTGCCACACTGCTACGCCCAGGAAGTGAGCCGGCTCTGCCACCTGTCGGCGGGGACCTACAGGATTGTGCCCTCCACCTACCTGCCAGACACAGAAGGGGCCTTCACGGTGACCATCGCCACCAGAATAGACAG GCGCTCCATTCACAGCCAGGAAAGGCTGGGGCAGCTTCTCCAGGAG GCCTCCTTCATGGCAGTTATGAAAACCTAA
- the CAPN10 gene encoding calpain-10 isoform X2, whose protein sequence is MRAPARELFRDADFPASDSSLFSSFSTPLAQFREDITWRRPQEICATPRLFADNPQEGQVKQGLLGDCWLLCACAALQKSRRLLDQVIPPGQPSWLDPTYRGSFTCRVWRFGRWVEVTIDDRLPCLAGRLCFSRCQREDVFWLPLLEKVYAKVYGSYEHLWAGQVADALVDLTGGLAERWSLKDLARTGGRRDRPGGSEHRTCRQLLSLKDRCLISCSVLSPRAGARELGEFHAFIVSDLRELRGRTGQAILLLRIQNPWGRRCWQGPWREGGEGWSRVDPADEATLLSQLQEGEFWVEEEEFLQEFDEVTVGFPITEAGHLQSLYSEKELCHTQELPGAWVKGQSAGGCRNNSGFPSNPKFWLRVSEPSEVYVTVLQRPRVRTAHWAGRARAPLRDDRASWTPASLLGKDYQAVGLHIWKVEKRRVSLPRVLSTPPVAGTVCHAYDREVHLRCELGPGYYLAVPSTFLKDVPGQFLLRVFSSGRVSLSAIKPATASPASGEALPAGEWETVQLRGCWRIGQTAGGSRNFASYPTNPCFPLSVPEGAGPRCIRITLRQHCRDSECHPIGFHVFQVPVDGGSQGASRLLLQDPLLSCVPHCYAQEVSRLCHLSAGTYRIVPSTYLPDTEGAFTVTIATRIDRRSIHSQERLGQLLQEASFMAVMKT, encoded by the exons ATGCGGGCGCCGGCCAGGGAGCTGTTCCGAGACGCCGACTTCCCCGCCTCGGACTCCTCACTGTTTTCCAGCTTCTCCACGCCGCTGGCCCAGTTCCGGGAGGACATCACGTGGAGGAGGCCCCAG GAGATCTGTGCCACACCCCGGCTGTTTGCAGATAACCCACAGGAAGGACAGGTGAAGCAAGGGCTGCTGGGAGACTGCTGGCTCCTGTGCGCCTGTGCTGCCCTGCAGAAGAGCCGGCGCCTCCTGGACCAG GTCATTCCTCCAGGACAGCCGAGCTGGCTCGACCCAACGTACCGCGGCTCCTTTACCTGTCGAGTTTGGCGGTTTGGACGCTGGGTGGAGGTGACCATAGATGACCGTCTGCCTTGTCTTGCAGGGAGACTCTGCTTCTCCCGGTGCCAGAGAGAGGATGTGTTCTGGCTTCCCTTACTGGAGAAGGTCTACGCCAA GGTCTATGGGTCCTATGAGCACCTGTGGGCCGGGCAGGTGGCGGATGCCCTGGTGGACCTCACTGGTGGCCTGGCGGAAAGGTGGAGCTTGAAGGACCTGGCGAGGACCGGCGGCCGACGGGACAGGCCTGGCGGCTCAGAGCACAGGACTTGTCGGCAGCTACTCAGCCTCAAGGACCGGTGCCTGATAAGCTGCTCGGTGCTCAGTCCCAGAGCAG GTGCCAGGGAGTTGGGGGAGTTTCATGCCTTCATTGTGTCGGATCTGCGAGAGCTCCGGGGGCGGACTGGCCAGGCCATCCTGCTGCTGCGCATTCAGAACCCCTGGGGCCGGCGGTGCTGGCAGGGGCCCTGGAGAGAGGG GGGCGAAGGGTGGAGCCGGGTGGACCCGGCGGATGAGGCTACACTGCTGTCCCAGCTGCAGGAAGGGGAGTTCTgggtggaagaggaggagttCCTCCAGGAGTTTGATGAGGTCACCGTGGGCTTCCCGATCACGGAGGCTGGCCACCTACAGAGCCTCTACTCAG AAAAGGAGCTGTGCCACACTCAGGAGCTACCCGGGGCCTGGGTCAAGGGGCAGTCTGCAGGAGGCTGTCGGAACAACAGCGGCTTTCCCAGCAACCCCAAATTCTGGCTGCGGGTCTCGGAACCAAGCGAGGTGTATGTTACCGTCCTGCAGAGACCCAGGGTGCGCACAGCACACTGGGCAGGCCGGGCTCGGGCACCGTTGAGGGACGACCGTGCCTCATGGACCCCGGCCAGCCTCCTGGGCAAGGACTACCAGGCCGTGGGCCTGCATATCTGGAAG GTGGAGAAGCGGCGGGTCAGCCTGCCCAGGGTCCTGTCCACGCCCCCCGTGGCTGGCACTGTGTGCCACGCCTACGACCGGGAGGTCCACCTCCGCTGTGAACTCGGCCCCGGCTACTACCTGGCCGTCCCCAGCACCTTCCTGAAGGACGTGCCGGGGCAGTTTCTGCTCCGGGTCTTTTCCAGTGGGAGAGTCTCCCTCAG TGCCATCAAGCCGGCGACCGCGAGCCCTGCCTCTGGGGAGGCCCTGCCCGCAGGGGAGTGGGAGACCGTGCAGCTGCGGGGCTGTTGGAGAATCGGCCAGACGGCGGGGGGCAGCAGGAACTTCGCCTCCTACCCCACCAACCCTTGCTTCCCCCTCTCGGTCCCCGAGGGCGCAGGGCCCCGCTGCATCCGAATCACTCTGCGCCAACACTGCCGTGACAGCGAGTGCCACCCCATCGGCTTCCACGTCTTCCAG GTTCCGGTGGATGGCGGGAGCCAGGGCGCGTCCCGCCTGCTGCTCCAGGACCCTCTGCTAAGCTGTGTGCCACACTGCTACGCCCAGGAAGTGAGCCGGCTCTGCCACCTGTCGGCGGGGACCTACAGGATTGTGCCCTCCACCTACCTGCCAGACACAGAAGGGGCCTTCACGGTGACCATCGCCACCAGAATAGACAG GCGCTCCATTCACAGCCAGGAAAGGCTGGGGCAGCTTCTCCAGGAG GCCTCCTTCATGGCAGTTATGAAAACCTAA
- the CAPN10 gene encoding calpain-10 isoform X1 yields MARSRESRAREPRPRGWDTGNPFGLPPLECDWAAVSRGPAVTAATGRARAWPRPPSGLSMGAPSAQDAGAGQGAVPRRRLPRLGLLTVFQLLHAAGPVPGGHHVEEAPGARKDENREMPAGFDHTEEICATPRLFADNPQEGQVKQGLLGDCWLLCACAALQKSRRLLDQVIPPGQPSWLDPTYRGSFTCRVWRFGRWVEVTIDDRLPCLAGRLCFSRCQREDVFWLPLLEKVYAKVYGSYEHLWAGQVADALVDLTGGLAERWSLKDLARTGGRRDRPGGSEHRTCRQLLSLKDRCLISCSVLSPRAGARELGEFHAFIVSDLRELRGRTGQAILLLRIQNPWGRRCWQGPWREGGEGWSRVDPADEATLLSQLQEGEFWVEEEEFLQEFDEVTVGFPITEAGHLQSLYSEKELCHTQELPGAWVKGQSAGGCRNNSGFPSNPKFWLRVSEPSEVYVTVLQRPRVRTAHWAGRARAPLRDDRASWTPASLLGKDYQAVGLHIWKVEKRRVSLPRVLSTPPVAGTVCHAYDREVHLRCELGPGYYLAVPSTFLKDVPGQFLLRVFSSGRVSLSAIKPATASPASGEALPAGEWETVQLRGCWRIGQTAGGSRNFASYPTNPCFPLSVPEGAGPRCIRITLRQHCRDSECHPIGFHVFQVPVDGGSQGASRLLLQDPLLSCVPHCYAQEVSRLCHLSAGTYRIVPSTYLPDTEGAFTVTIATRIDRRSIHSQERLGQLLQEASFMAVMKT; encoded by the exons ATGGCACGGTCTCGCGAGAGCCGAGCTCGGGAGCCACGCCCCCGAGGGTGGGATACTGGGAATCCGTTTGGACTTCCGCCGCTCGAGTGCGATTGGGCCGCTGTGTCACGTGGCCCGGCGGTTACCGCGGCGACCGGACGGGCGCGCGCCTGGCCTCGCCCACCTTCCGGGCTGTCAATGGGAGCCCCGAGCGCCCAGGATGCGGGCGCCGGCCAGGGAGCTGTTCCGAGACGCCGACTTCCCCGCCTCGGACTCCTCACTGTTTTCCAGCTTCTCCACGCCGCTGGCCCAGTTCCGGGAGGACATCACGTGGAGGAGGCCCCAG GTGCCAGGAAAGATGAGAACAGAGAGATGCCTGCTGGATTTGACCACACAGAG GAGATCTGTGCCACACCCCGGCTGTTTGCAGATAACCCACAGGAAGGACAGGTGAAGCAAGGGCTGCTGGGAGACTGCTGGCTCCTGTGCGCCTGTGCTGCCCTGCAGAAGAGCCGGCGCCTCCTGGACCAG GTCATTCCTCCAGGACAGCCGAGCTGGCTCGACCCAACGTACCGCGGCTCCTTTACCTGTCGAGTTTGGCGGTTTGGACGCTGGGTGGAGGTGACCATAGATGACCGTCTGCCTTGTCTTGCAGGGAGACTCTGCTTCTCCCGGTGCCAGAGAGAGGATGTGTTCTGGCTTCCCTTACTGGAGAAGGTCTACGCCAA GGTCTATGGGTCCTATGAGCACCTGTGGGCCGGGCAGGTGGCGGATGCCCTGGTGGACCTCACTGGTGGCCTGGCGGAAAGGTGGAGCTTGAAGGACCTGGCGAGGACCGGCGGCCGACGGGACAGGCCTGGCGGCTCAGAGCACAGGACTTGTCGGCAGCTACTCAGCCTCAAGGACCGGTGCCTGATAAGCTGCTCGGTGCTCAGTCCCAGAGCAG GTGCCAGGGAGTTGGGGGAGTTTCATGCCTTCATTGTGTCGGATCTGCGAGAGCTCCGGGGGCGGACTGGCCAGGCCATCCTGCTGCTGCGCATTCAGAACCCCTGGGGCCGGCGGTGCTGGCAGGGGCCCTGGAGAGAGGG GGGCGAAGGGTGGAGCCGGGTGGACCCGGCGGATGAGGCTACACTGCTGTCCCAGCTGCAGGAAGGGGAGTTCTgggtggaagaggaggagttCCTCCAGGAGTTTGATGAGGTCACCGTGGGCTTCCCGATCACGGAGGCTGGCCACCTACAGAGCCTCTACTCAG AAAAGGAGCTGTGCCACACTCAGGAGCTACCCGGGGCCTGGGTCAAGGGGCAGTCTGCAGGAGGCTGTCGGAACAACAGCGGCTTTCCCAGCAACCCCAAATTCTGGCTGCGGGTCTCGGAACCAAGCGAGGTGTATGTTACCGTCCTGCAGAGACCCAGGGTGCGCACAGCACACTGGGCAGGCCGGGCTCGGGCACCGTTGAGGGACGACCGTGCCTCATGGACCCCGGCCAGCCTCCTGGGCAAGGACTACCAGGCCGTGGGCCTGCATATCTGGAAG GTGGAGAAGCGGCGGGTCAGCCTGCCCAGGGTCCTGTCCACGCCCCCCGTGGCTGGCACTGTGTGCCACGCCTACGACCGGGAGGTCCACCTCCGCTGTGAACTCGGCCCCGGCTACTACCTGGCCGTCCCCAGCACCTTCCTGAAGGACGTGCCGGGGCAGTTTCTGCTCCGGGTCTTTTCCAGTGGGAGAGTCTCCCTCAG TGCCATCAAGCCGGCGACCGCGAGCCCTGCCTCTGGGGAGGCCCTGCCCGCAGGGGAGTGGGAGACCGTGCAGCTGCGGGGCTGTTGGAGAATCGGCCAGACGGCGGGGGGCAGCAGGAACTTCGCCTCCTACCCCACCAACCCTTGCTTCCCCCTCTCGGTCCCCGAGGGCGCAGGGCCCCGCTGCATCCGAATCACTCTGCGCCAACACTGCCGTGACAGCGAGTGCCACCCCATCGGCTTCCACGTCTTCCAG GTTCCGGTGGATGGCGGGAGCCAGGGCGCGTCCCGCCTGCTGCTCCAGGACCCTCTGCTAAGCTGTGTGCCACACTGCTACGCCCAGGAAGTGAGCCGGCTCTGCCACCTGTCGGCGGGGACCTACAGGATTGTGCCCTCCACCTACCTGCCAGACACAGAAGGGGCCTTCACGGTGACCATCGCCACCAGAATAGACAG GCGCTCCATTCACAGCCAGGAAAGGCTGGGGCAGCTTCTCCAGGAG GCCTCCTTCATGGCAGTTATGAAAACCTAA